In one window of Polynucleobacter sp. AM-7D1 DNA:
- the folE gene encoding GTP cyclohydrolase I, which produces MPLSVVIRRRIEAQKARFHANDNISKFIQPGELEALVDEVAEKMQAVLESLVIDTESDHNTKNTSQRVAKMFVKEVFNGRYVEQPTLTKFPNVSRLNELMIIGPITVRSACSHHLCPIMGRIWIGVLPSKESALIGLSKYSRLTEWVMCRPQIQEEAVVELADMLEKKIKPIGVAIVMDADHFCMQWRGVKDRDSKMVNSVMRGAFLKDSNLRREFLSLLDKG; this is translated from the coding sequence ATGCCATTATCGGTAGTAATTCGTCGACGCATTGAGGCTCAAAAAGCACGCTTTCATGCAAATGACAATATCTCTAAATTCATTCAGCCTGGTGAGCTAGAGGCCCTGGTAGATGAAGTTGCTGAAAAGATGCAGGCTGTTTTAGAAAGCTTAGTTATTGATACGGAGAGCGATCACAATACTAAAAATACAAGTCAACGTGTAGCTAAGATGTTTGTCAAAGAGGTGTTCAACGGCCGTTATGTTGAGCAACCCACCTTAACTAAATTTCCTAACGTTAGCCGCCTAAACGAGTTGATGATCATTGGCCCCATCACTGTGCGTAGCGCATGCTCTCATCATCTATGCCCGATCATGGGCCGGATTTGGATTGGCGTATTACCAAGCAAAGAATCCGCTCTCATTGGTTTATCGAAGTACTCACGCCTGACAGAATGGGTCATGTGTCGACCCCAGATTCAGGAGGAGGCGGTAGTAGAGCTTGCGGATATGTTGGAGAAAAAAATTAAGCCGATTGGTGTTGCGATTGTGATGGATGCAGATCACTTCTGTATGCAATGGCGTGGTGTTAAGGATCGTGACTCAAAGATGGTAAATAGTGTGATGCGTGGCGCTTTCTTGAAGGACTCTAATTTACGTAGGGAGTTTTTATCTCTTTTAGATAAGGGGTAA
- a CDS encoding high-potential iron-sulfur protein, which yields MAIYDKAQGMVAEAEPQAAAIGCQADVSTVDNAKFPKYVVGQQCDNCALYQGKFDPPASGCSLVAGKS from the coding sequence TTGGCTATATATGACAAAGCTCAAGGCATGGTTGCTGAAGCTGAACCACAAGCCGCCGCTATAGGTTGCCAGGCCGATGTTTCTACAGTGGATAATGCCAAGTTCCCAAAGTATGTTGTAGGTCAGCAATGTGATAATTGTGCTTTGTATCAAGGGAAGTTTGACCCTCCTGCTAGCGGTTGCTCATTAGTTGCTGGCAAAAGTTGA
- a CDS encoding mannose-1-phosphate guanylyltransferase/mannose-6-phosphate isomerase: protein MASDNLNIQVVPVILCGGSGTRLWPLSRRAFPKQFLVIAEDESNHSLFQQTIQRMETIYQGDRTCDGTVLGSSVIIANEDHRFLVLDQLRELKNEDATLLLEPVGRNTAPALTLAALQLLRVEEMTNGNDNDPILVITPADQVIQSQTDFAQALQGCIATVIADKSKQTLAILGVKPTSPETGYGYIKRSRSIGVYQEYIVEGFVEKPDEKTAKEYLSDSYYLWNSGIFVMHASTWLAAAKEFCPNMLSATEAAWIARAADKLGDFTFIRPNKEIFKDVPSESIDYAVIEKCPGSKYQIKMIELDAGWNDLGSWDAAWNVGPQDEGGNVVIGDIITMNSKNSLIHSSSRLVCTVGINNLIIVETADAVLVADKKNSQDVKSIVAELEGQKREEKNLHRKVIRPWGWYDCIDEGEHFKVKRIQIGPGENLSLQMHQHRAEHWVVIKGVAEITNGNHVLTLSENQSTYIPRGQIHRIANLGKDILEIIEVQSGNYFGEDDIIRFEDSYGRS, encoded by the coding sequence ATGGCATCAGATAATCTCAATATTCAAGTAGTCCCGGTGATTCTCTGCGGGGGGTCTGGTACGCGTTTATGGCCCTTATCTCGAAGGGCTTTCCCAAAGCAATTTTTGGTAATAGCCGAGGATGAATCTAATCACAGTCTATTTCAACAGACCATTCAAAGAATGGAGACTATCTACCAAGGTGATCGTACGTGCGATGGAACTGTATTGGGATCTTCGGTAATTATCGCCAATGAAGATCATCGCTTTTTGGTTTTGGATCAATTGCGGGAGTTGAAAAATGAAGATGCAACACTATTGTTAGAGCCTGTGGGACGTAATACGGCACCCGCATTAACATTAGCAGCCCTGCAATTATTGAGGGTCGAAGAAATGACTAATGGGAATGATAATGATCCAATATTAGTGATTACGCCAGCCGACCAAGTGATTCAGAGTCAAACAGATTTTGCGCAGGCTTTACAGGGTTGTATAGCCACTGTAATCGCAGATAAATCTAAACAAACACTCGCTATCTTGGGTGTCAAACCAACTTCTCCCGAAACGGGATACGGCTATATAAAGCGCAGCCGTTCTATCGGAGTCTATCAGGAATATATTGTGGAGGGCTTTGTAGAAAAGCCGGATGAAAAAACTGCTAAAGAGTATCTCTCAGATAGCTACTATCTCTGGAATAGCGGAATCTTTGTGATGCACGCAAGCACTTGGCTTGCAGCTGCGAAAGAATTTTGCCCTAATATGCTCAGCGCAACAGAAGCAGCATGGATTGCAAGAGCTGCGGACAAGTTAGGCGATTTTACTTTTATACGACCCAATAAAGAAATATTTAAAGATGTTCCAAGTGAATCTATAGATTATGCGGTCATTGAAAAATGTCCCGGCAGTAAGTATCAAATCAAAATGATTGAGCTAGATGCAGGTTGGAATGATTTGGGCTCTTGGGATGCGGCATGGAATGTCGGCCCCCAAGATGAGGGTGGGAATGTTGTCATTGGTGACATTATTACAATGAACTCAAAAAACTCCCTCATTCACTCTAGTAGTAGATTGGTATGTACTGTTGGCATTAATAATCTTATTATTGTTGAAACGGCTGATGCGGTTTTAGTTGCCGACAAGAAAAATAGTCAAGATGTGAAGTCTATTGTTGCTGAGCTAGAGGGGCAAAAACGTGAAGAAAAGAATTTGCATCGAAAAGTCATAAGGCCTTGGGGTTGGTATGACTGTATTGATGAGGGTGAGCATTTTAAAGTCAAACGCATCCAAATCGGACCGGGTGAAAATCTATCGTTGCAGATGCATCAACATCGCGCAGAACACTGGGTAGTGATTAAGGGGGTTGCAGAAATTACCAATGGTAATCATGTGCTCACGCTTTCCGAAAATCAAAGTACTTATATTCCTAGGGGGCAGATTCATCGTATTGCCAATCTAGGAAAAGATATCTTGGAGATCATAGAAGTTCAATCTGGAAATTATTTTGGAGAGGATGACATTATTCGTTTTGAAGATAGTTATGGAAGGAGTTGA
- the gmd gene encoding GDP-mannose 4,6-dehydratase, whose product MGKKKVALITGITGQDGSYLAEFLLEKGYIVHGVRRRSSSLNTERIDHLCQKSSIGSNDLVLHYGDLTDSSNLVQIVKQVQPDEIYNLGAQSHVAVSFDSPEYTANVDAIGPLRLLESIRILGLEKKTRFYQASTSELYGLVQEIPQKETTPFYPRSPYAVAKMYAYWIVVNYREAYGIYACNGILFNHESKRRGEEFVTRKVTQGLANIAQGLDKCLYMGNIDSLRDWGHAKDYVRMQWLMLQQDKPEDFVIATGVQFTVREFIIRSAKELGITLKFEGTFECECAVVVGIEGDKAPGLKLGDVIIRIDPRYYRPTEVETLLGDPTKAKTKLGWIQEIALDQMIVEMVSNDLEKARQRVLLRGYDFSHAVDKKG is encoded by the coding sequence ATGGGCAAGAAAAAAGTTGCATTAATTACTGGCATTACTGGTCAGGATGGTTCATATCTCGCCGAATTTTTGCTAGAGAAAGGTTATATTGTTCATGGAGTTAGACGTCGCTCTTCATCTTTAAATACTGAGAGAATAGATCATCTATGCCAAAAATCTTCAATTGGTAGCAATGATTTAGTTTTGCATTATGGCGACTTAACGGATTCAAGCAACCTTGTGCAAATAGTTAAACAGGTGCAACCTGACGAGATTTATAACTTGGGCGCTCAAAGTCATGTCGCTGTATCTTTTGATTCACCCGAGTACACTGCAAATGTGGATGCGATTGGTCCGCTAAGATTGCTTGAATCGATTCGTATCTTGGGCCTAGAGAAGAAAACACGTTTTTATCAAGCTTCTACTTCAGAGCTTTATGGCTTGGTGCAAGAGATTCCTCAAAAAGAAACAACCCCGTTCTATCCAAGAAGTCCGTATGCGGTAGCAAAAATGTATGCATATTGGATTGTTGTGAACTATCGAGAGGCATATGGTATCTATGCCTGTAACGGAATTCTTTTTAATCATGAGTCAAAGCGGCGGGGGGAGGAATTTGTAACCAGGAAGGTGACTCAGGGATTGGCCAATATTGCTCAGGGTTTAGATAAATGTCTTTATATGGGTAATATTGATAGCTTGCGTGATTGGGGTCATGCTAAAGATTATGTCCGTATGCAATGGCTCATGCTCCAACAAGACAAACCAGAAGACTTTGTCATTGCTACTGGCGTGCAATTTACCGTGCGTGAATTTATTATTCGCAGCGCTAAGGAGTTGGGAATTACTCTAAAATTCGAAGGCACTTTTGAGTGCGAGTGTGCTGTCGTGGTTGGCATCGAAGGCGATAAAGCTCCAGGCTTAAAGTTGGGCGATGTGATTATCCGCATTGATCCGCGCTACTACCGCCCAACTGAGGTTGAGACTTTACTTGGTGATCCAACTAAAGCAAAAACAAAGCTAGGCTGGATTCAGGAGATTGCTCTTGATCAGATGATCGTGGAGATGGTTTCTAACGATTTAGAAAAAGCAAGGCAACGTGTACTCTTAAGAGGATATGACTTCAGTCATGCAGTAGACAAAAAGGGTTAA
- a CDS encoding ABC transporter ATP-binding protein has protein sequence MNKKNSIYKSIYSLWRHLSARRRKDFILLLFVMIASSFSEIIGIGALIPFLTILARPETFFDNSLIQHTLNFLGIYSSDDLIVPLSVFFGVVIIAAASMRLLFLWVGAKFSFAVGADLSINMYRRTLYQDYLTHCSRNSSEVIGGILSKVNIVIYGIVTPIISIIGASIMLLALIIALVYVDPNIALISIGGFLCIYGLIFLSVRKKLFNNGKRINDASDDLIKSIQESLGGIRDILLDGSQELYCNEYQKNDLALRKAQRDNLIISSAPRYLVEYIGIVLFAFLALWLTVQKGDILIAIPLLGALAMIAQRSLPQMQQLYSGLASLRSSHESLDDVIFLLDQKLPTHIDGMGKGLIPFNREIVFDQISFRYGLNTPLILFNTNLKISKGSWVGVVGSTGSGKSTLVDILMGLLSQTSGRLLIDGECLTSSNCLDWQKRIAHVPQAIFLKDATILENIAFGIPKNEIDIPRCISAAKQAQLSETIKDWSDGYATLVGERGVSLSGGQRQRVGIARALYKNADIIILDEATSALDAETETNVMDSIAQLDKGVTLIIIAHRTYTLKKCNQIIRVNKGGSIESLGSYRELVDLGIN, from the coding sequence ATGAATAAAAAAAATTCAATTTATAAATCTATTTATAGTCTGTGGCGCCACCTTTCCGCAAGACGAAGGAAAGATTTTATTCTGCTGCTATTTGTCATGATCGCATCTTCATTTTCGGAGATTATTGGAATCGGGGCGCTCATCCCATTTTTGACTATCTTAGCAAGACCTGAGACATTCTTCGATAATAGTTTAATTCAACACACCCTTAATTTTTTAGGGATTTATAGTTCAGATGATCTTATTGTTCCCCTTTCAGTTTTTTTTGGGGTTGTAATTATTGCTGCCGCCTCTATGAGACTTCTGTTTCTTTGGGTTGGCGCTAAATTTTCATTTGCAGTGGGTGCAGATTTAAGTATTAATATGTATCGGCGAACTCTTTATCAAGATTATCTAACTCACTGCAGTCGAAATAGTAGCGAAGTAATTGGAGGCATTTTATCTAAAGTAAATATTGTAATTTATGGCATCGTTACTCCAATTATCTCAATTATTGGCGCTAGCATTATGCTATTGGCATTGATAATTGCATTAGTTTACGTAGACCCTAATATTGCATTGATATCAATTGGAGGATTCTTGTGCATTTATGGACTCATTTTTTTAAGCGTACGAAAAAAACTTTTCAATAACGGCAAAAGAATTAATGATGCATCTGACGACCTAATCAAGTCAATCCAGGAAAGCTTAGGTGGAATACGGGATATATTGCTGGATGGAAGTCAAGAGCTCTATTGCAACGAGTATCAAAAAAATGACTTAGCTTTGCGTAAAGCTCAGAGAGATAATTTAATTATTAGTTCAGCACCGCGATACTTAGTTGAATATATCGGAATTGTTTTATTTGCTTTTTTAGCACTATGGTTAACCGTCCAAAAAGGGGATATATTAATTGCAATACCCTTATTAGGCGCTCTTGCTATGATTGCGCAACGTAGCTTGCCTCAAATGCAACAGCTGTATAGTGGATTAGCTAGTTTGCGCAGTAGCCATGAATCCTTGGACGATGTAATATTTTTGCTAGATCAAAAATTGCCGACTCATATCGATGGAATGGGTAAGGGATTGATTCCGTTTAATAGAGAGATAGTTTTTGATCAAATCTCTTTTCGATATGGACTCAATACCCCCTTGATTTTATTCAATACCAATTTAAAAATCAGCAAGGGATCTTGGGTGGGGGTTGTTGGTTCAACTGGTTCCGGTAAAAGCACTTTGGTTGATATTTTGATGGGCCTTCTTTCTCAAACAAGTGGGCGCCTATTGATTGATGGCGAGTGCTTAACAAGCTCAAACTGTCTTGATTGGCAAAAGCGAATCGCTCACGTGCCGCAAGCCATTTTTCTTAAAGATGCAACTATCTTAGAAAATATTGCATTTGGCATTCCTAAGAATGAAATTGACATCCCAAGGTGTATTTCTGCTGCTAAGCAAGCTCAACTATCTGAGACAATTAAGGATTGGTCGGACGGGTATGCGACGCTAGTTGGAGAACGGGGAGTCTCTCTATCTGGTGGACAGCGGCAGCGGGTTGGTATTGCAAGAGCACTTTATAAGAATGCGGATATTATTATCTTAGATGAAGCTACCAGTGCGTTGGACGCAGAAACAGAGACAAATGTAATGGATTCAATTGCTCAATTGGATAAGGGGGTAACTCTTATCATTATTGCTCATCGAACCTATACATTAAAAAAATGCAACCAAATAATTAGAGTGAATAAAGGGGGTAGCATTGAGTCCCTTGGTTCATATCGTGAATTAGTTGATCTAGGTATAAATTAA
- the pseC gene encoding UDP-4-amino-4,6-dideoxy-N-acetyl-beta-L-altrosamine transaminase → MKIIPYARQDVNDQDVSAVIEVLRSDYLTQGPLVERFENSVKSFCHAKAAIAVNSATSALHISCLAMGVKSGDIVWTSPISFVASSNCALYCGASVDFIDIDPLTYNISAMALEEKLISSALQNKLPKVVIAVHFSGQPCDMETIFSLSQKYGFKIIEDASHAIGAQYKNLAVGSGQYSDITIFSFHPVKIITSGEGGMILTNNLELSKKCQLLRSHGIESISGELNLHPSKEIWNYQQIDLGFNYRMTDIQAALGLSQMTRLSDFIAKRRTLAARYDILLANFPITTPWQHPDGLSAYHLYVIRLHTDKLKKGQHQIYDELRDLGILVNLHYIPIYLHPYYVKMGFKRGYCPEAEQYFSQALSLPLFSGLNAEDQELVVASLKQVLQ, encoded by the coding sequence ATGAAAATAATACCTTACGCCCGTCAAGATGTGAATGACCAGGATGTGTCTGCTGTTATTGAGGTATTGAGGTCAGATTATCTGACCCAGGGACCACTTGTAGAGAGATTTGAAAATTCAGTCAAATCTTTTTGCCACGCTAAAGCGGCGATAGCGGTAAATAGTGCAACTAGCGCGCTACATATCTCTTGCCTTGCTATGGGGGTTAAGTCGGGCGACATTGTATGGACGTCTCCTATTAGTTTTGTGGCAAGCTCGAATTGCGCTTTATATTGTGGCGCTTCAGTTGATTTTATTGATATCGATCCTCTGACTTACAATATCAGCGCAATGGCGTTAGAAGAAAAGTTAATTTCCTCAGCGCTTCAAAATAAATTGCCAAAAGTAGTAATTGCTGTTCATTTTAGTGGCCAGCCATGTGATATGGAGACTATTTTTTCTCTAAGTCAAAAATATGGGTTTAAGATTATTGAGGATGCATCGCATGCTATTGGAGCGCAATACAAAAACCTAGCAGTTGGATCGGGTCAATATAGCGACATCACAATATTTAGCTTTCATCCCGTAAAAATCATTACTTCTGGTGAGGGGGGTATGATCCTTACTAACAATTTAGAGCTATCTAAAAAGTGCCAACTTTTACGCAGCCATGGGATAGAAAGTATTTCTGGGGAGTTGAATCTCCATCCTTCTAAAGAGATATGGAATTATCAGCAAATTGATTTGGGTTTCAATTATAGGATGACTGATATTCAAGCCGCTTTAGGCCTAAGTCAGATGACTCGCTTGAGTGATTTTATTGCGAAGCGCCGTACCTTGGCTGCACGTTACGATATTTTGCTTGCAAATTTTCCCATAACAACACCATGGCAGCATCCTGATGGCTTATCAGCTTATCATTTGTACGTGATTCGCTTGCATACTGATAAGCTAAAAAAGGGACAGCATCAAATATATGATGAGCTTCGGGACTTAGGTATTTTGGTTAATCTCCATTACATTCCAATATACCTTCATCCCTATTATGTAAAGATGGGTTTCAAGAGGGGTTATTGCCCTGAGGCTGAGCAATACTTTTCTCAGGCTCTGAGTTTGCCTCTATTTTCAGGTCTTAATGCTGAAGATCAGGAATTGGTTGTTGCTAGCCTCAAGCAGGTATTGCAATGA
- the pseF gene encoding pseudaminic acid cytidylyltransferase → MNIAIIPARGGSKRIPRKNIKDFFGRPMIAYAIEAARKSILFDRIIVSTDDEEIAEIAVKYGADAPFRRSAQLSDDFVPTVPVVADAINQCEVLGWKIENACCIYPAVPFLRPTDLVQSFNLWIKSGKHYCFPILEFPAAPQRALKISADKGLSPFYPDFELTRTQDLEAAYFDAGQFYWGSTVSWKSIINLHSNASGYLMPSSSLVDIDTPEDWTRAELIYQVLERG, encoded by the coding sequence ATGAATATCGCCATTATTCCTGCGCGCGGTGGAAGCAAAAGAATTCCAAGGAAAAACATTAAAGATTTTTTTGGGCGGCCCATGATTGCCTATGCAATAGAAGCCGCAAGAAAATCTATTTTATTCGATCGTATTATTGTTTCTACAGATGACGAAGAGATTGCTGAAATTGCAGTTAAGTATGGCGCGGATGCGCCCTTTAGAAGATCAGCTCAGTTATCCGATGATTTTGTTCCAACTGTTCCAGTTGTAGCTGATGCAATTAATCAATGTGAAGTCTTAGGCTGGAAAATTGAAAATGCATGCTGTATATACCCAGCAGTTCCATTTTTAAGACCTACCGATCTGGTTCAAAGCTTCAATTTATGGATTAAAAGCGGAAAACATTACTGCTTTCCAATCTTGGAGTTTCCGGCTGCCCCACAGCGTGCACTTAAAATTTCTGCAGACAAAGGGCTTTCACCTTTTTATCCGGACTTTGAGTTAACGAGAACACAGGATCTAGAGGCGGCATATTTTGATGCTGGCCAATTTTATTGGGGCTCGACAGTCTCATGGAAGAGTATTATAAATTTGCACAGTAATGCTAGTGGATATTTGATGCCAAGCTCAAGCCTAGTAGATATTGATACTCCAGAAGATTGGACTCGGGCTGAATTAATTTATCAAGTATTGGAAAGAGGATAA
- a CDS encoding pseudaminic acid biosynthesis-associated methylase produces the protein MFKTEQEEFWAGEFGREYIERNQDEAYLLSNINFFSKALAKVGEFKDMIEFGPNIGMNMRAIQKIFPGDNARFNAVEINSQAVQQLKEHFPSENIYEKSILDWVPQKTWDLVLIKGVLIHINPDHLADVYMKLVQATAKYLLIAEYYNPTPVEVKYHDQHDRLFKRDFAGELMDSFENMNLVDYGFVYRRDPQFPQDDITWFLLEKTKCN, from the coding sequence ATGTTTAAAACTGAACAGGAGGAATTTTGGGCCGGAGAATTTGGTAGGGAATATATTGAGCGCAACCAAGATGAGGCTTACCTCCTCTCAAATATTAATTTCTTTTCAAAAGCCCTTGCAAAGGTCGGGGAATTTAAAGATATGATCGAATTTGGGCCAAATATTGGAATGAATATGAGGGCAATCCAAAAGATATTTCCTGGAGATAATGCACGCTTTAATGCTGTTGAAATCAATTCCCAGGCAGTGCAGCAGTTAAAAGAGCACTTTCCATCGGAAAATATTTATGAAAAATCAATACTAGACTGGGTTCCACAAAAAACTTGGGACTTGGTTTTGATTAAAGGAGTGTTAATTCATATCAACCCAGATCATCTTGCAGATGTATATATGAAATTAGTTCAAGCAACCGCCAAATATCTATTAATTGCTGAGTACTATAATCCTACTCCAGTCGAGGTTAAATATCATGATCAGCATGATAGACTCTTTAAGAGAGATTTTGCTGGAGAGTTAATGGATTCTTTTGAAAACATGAATTTAGTTGATTATGGCTTTGTTTATCGGCGAGATCCACAGTTTCCTCAGGACGATATTACATGGTTTTTACTTGAAAAAACTAAATGTAATTAG
- a CDS encoding PIG-L deacetylase family protein, with translation MTAKDCQIVLVIIAHRDDETIGLAGVIARHIECGDFVYAMSMTDGVGARGSNISEVRLREQASLKVANALGFSWLDGGSFPDNAIDTVPLLEIVKVIEAIKIKINPTIIYTHSSADLNIDHRIVGQATLTAFRPQPDERWQEIRLFEVSSATDYGHRSVTGIFNPNLYINIENVWNKKLLALNIYNSEMRSSPHSRSYDGIENLAKYRGSQVGLNFAEAFEVIRKIER, from the coding sequence ATGACCGCAAAAGATTGTCAGATTGTCTTGGTAATTATTGCCCATAGAGATGATGAGACTATTGGTCTCGCAGGGGTGATTGCAAGGCATATTGAGTGTGGTGATTTTGTGTATGCCATGTCAATGACTGACGGTGTTGGAGCTAGAGGTTCAAATATTAGTGAGGTTCGATTGCGGGAGCAGGCCTCTTTGAAAGTAGCTAATGCCCTTGGATTTTCTTGGTTAGATGGGGGGTCATTCCCTGACAATGCCATCGATACTGTGCCGTTATTGGAGATTGTCAAAGTTATTGAAGCAATAAAAATTAAGATAAATCCAACAATTATTTATACACATAGCTCGGCCGATTTAAATATCGATCATAGAATTGTTGGTCAGGCAACATTAACAGCATTTCGCCCTCAGCCAGATGAACGCTGGCAAGAAATTCGATTATTTGAGGTTTCTTCTGCAACAGACTATGGGCACAGGTCTGTAACAGGAATTTTTAATCCAAATCTGTATATTAATATTGAAAATGTTTGGAATAAAAAACTACTTGCCTTGAATATTTATAATAGTGAGATGAGAAGTAGTCCTCATTCTAGATCGTATGATGGAATCGAAAATCTAGCAAAATACAGGGGGAGTCAGGTTGGCCTCAATTTCGCAGAGGCTTTCGAAGTGATTAGAAAGATAGAGCGATGA
- a CDS encoding formyltransferase family protein, with protein sequence MAYKVTFLLDKNNNWIESYISNLCTEISPHKYEVAITHNHDLVEHQDIVFILGYTRVLNAEFLAKNRFNLVVHESDLPRGKGFSPVQWQILEGSNSIPICLFEATSELDSGDIVLMDKFELTGYELYDEIREKQASATTKLITKFLFEYPIFSRLKQVGQQTFYSRRSLIDGKLDINKNIKEQFNLLRVANNENWPSFFIIDGKKYFLKIYAE encoded by the coding sequence GTGGCTTATAAAGTAACTTTCTTATTGGACAAAAATAATAACTGGATTGAATCCTATATTTCTAATTTATGCACTGAAATATCACCCCATAAATATGAGGTTGCAATCACACATAACCATGACTTAGTAGAACATCAAGATATTGTTTTTATACTGGGCTATACAAGAGTTCTCAATGCAGAATTTCTTGCTAAAAATAGATTTAATCTAGTTGTGCATGAAAGTGATTTGCCGAGGGGAAAGGGGTTTTCTCCCGTTCAATGGCAAATATTAGAGGGCTCAAATTCCATACCCATTTGTCTTTTTGAGGCAACAAGTGAACTTGATTCAGGCGACATAGTTTTAATGGATAAATTTGAACTGACAGGCTATGAGCTGTATGATGAGATTCGAGAAAAACAGGCTAGTGCTACAACAAAATTAATTACTAAGTTTTTATTTGAGTACCCAATTTTTTCTAGACTTAAACAAGTTGGACAACAGACTTTTTATTCTAGGAGGTCATTGATAGATGGTAAGTTGGATATTAACAAAAATATCAAGGAGCAGTTTAATTTACTTAGGGTTGCAAACAATGAGAATTGGCCGTCCTTTTTTATTATTGATGGTAAAAAATATTTTTTAAAGATATATGCTGAGTGA
- the pseI gene encoding pseudaminic acid synthase → MFKIEGNEIGDNAAPYVIAELSGNHNGSIERAKLLIKTAKDCGVHAIKIQTYTPDTMTIDCSNEDFIVRGGLWNGYKLYDLYSEAHTPYEWHDELFSYARQLGITLFSTPFDESAVDLLDKIGVPAYKIASFEFTDLPLIRYVAKKGKPLLMSTGMATQDEISETLEAARSGGCNNLLLFHCVSSYPAPIEQANIKQILNLKKIFGVSVGLSDHTIGNAAAISAVALGACAIEKHFTLSRSHKGPDSDFSMEPDDLRALVRDTRDAWASLGCEGFERPSSEVGSKVFKRSIYFVSDLKAGDRIGVGDIRRIRPGFGLPPKYFEELVGKTLVKNVNRGQPVTWDLLSEL, encoded by the coding sequence ATGTTCAAAATTGAAGGTAATGAAATAGGCGACAATGCAGCCCCTTATGTAATTGCGGAGCTTTCTGGTAATCATAATGGATCTATAGAGCGTGCAAAGCTTCTGATAAAAACTGCAAAAGATTGTGGGGTTCACGCAATCAAGATACAAACCTATACACCTGATACCATGACTATAGATTGCAGCAATGAGGACTTTATAGTCCGTGGGGGGTTATGGAACGGCTATAAGCTATATGACCTGTATTCTGAGGCGCACACTCCTTACGAATGGCATGATGAGCTTTTTAGCTACGCGAGGCAGTTGGGAATAACTCTATTTTCAACGCCATTTGATGAGAGCGCTGTGGATCTTCTGGATAAGATTGGGGTGCCAGCTTATAAGATTGCCTCATTCGAATTTACAGATTTGCCGCTGATACGCTACGTTGCAAAAAAAGGCAAGCCATTGCTAATGTCTACTGGAATGGCTACTCAAGATGAAATTTCTGAGACGCTCGAGGCCGCGAGGAGTGGTGGTTGTAATAATTTGCTGTTATTTCATTGTGTTAGTAGTTATCCCGCACCAATAGAGCAGGCAAATATTAAGCAAATCTTAAATTTGAAAAAAATATTTGGCGTTTCCGTCGGCTTATCCGATCATACAATAGGAAATGCGGCGGCAATTTCAGCTGTCGCCTTAGGTGCTTGTGCAATAGAAAAACACTTTACTCTAAGTAGGAGTCACAAGGGACCTGATAGTGATTTTTCAATGGAGCCTGATGATTTAAGGGCATTGGTGCGCGATACTCGTGATGCATGGGCCTCTCTGGGGTGCGAGGGATTTGAAAGGCCAAGCTCTGAGGTTGGGAGCAAGGTATTTAAAAGATCAATATATTTTGTATCAGATCTTAAGGCTGGCGATAGGATTGGGGTAGGTGATATAAGGCGAATTCGTCCCGGATTTGGTCTTCCCCCTAAATATTTTGAGGAGCTAGTCGGAAAGACTTTGGTTAAAAATGTAAATCGCGGTCAGCCAGTTACTTGGGACTTGTTGAGTGAGCTTTAA